A single region of the Maylandia zebra isolate NMK-2024a linkage group LG17, Mzebra_GT3a, whole genome shotgun sequence genome encodes:
- the LOC101473214 gene encoding uncharacterized protein LOC101473214 isoform X3, whose product MQYDKLADFISLATEMVPELLSPTQKAQLILGLRARLVLELCRGDGVSNLQMIQSQLDKVHTCSVELSSNQEMASSDILKTSYSNFASLVQNILNVPFEKEFFFQEVFPANYGSIYNQRIQQLVSIFLSRLEELLPVPDLQQTAAWLNETPVSEEIGLHLSEPFSLKTLLHHHRQTGTLSSARSSSEDDVILSTLALPSQTVAEGFTEAYSQEDHDSEEQTPSLEGLEEESSQSFDVTANDWLPKKKPGPFSCLFICPQCSFTHRIKRKVQEHIQSEHQITASIHTNFSGKKVRKKIRQNAVKNQVKGDSDKRRKTEPKSVAKNWECKQKNDNVENKEKRRWKEPKQEDRRFLSTRPVNKNFTEKETKCPMCEKFFEHPNQLKAHMKLHSFPYRCSQCEKGFTSPSGFYQHQRLHKRGRIFICNQCNKGFLCRYALKQHERLHNGPTNLCNICGKWFSKAGITRHMQMHRGEKNYLCTTCGKSFLSSGELLMHTRSHTGETPYTCVQCGKGFSSKSHLNVHMRSHTGERPYLCSECPKRFLTLNCLKRHTLSHNGVKPFKCPNCEREFSQQGNLKRHLATHKPHM is encoded by the exons ctggTTCTTGAGCTGTGTCGAGGTGATGGTGTATCCAACCTGCAGATGATCCAGAGTCAACTAGATAAAGTCCACACCTGCAGTGTTGAGCTGAGCTCTAATCAGGAGATG GCCAGTTCTGATATATTGAAGACATCATACAGCAACTTTGCTAGCCTGGttcagaacattttgaatgTTCCTTTTGAGAAGGAGttcttttttcag GAGGTTTTTCCTGCCAACTACGGCTCCATCTATAACCAAAGGATCCAGCAGCTTGTGTCCATCTTTCTGTCCAGACTTGAAGAGCTGCTGCCAGTACCAGACCTGCAGCAG ACAGCAGCTTGGCTCAATGAAACACCTGTATCAGAAGAAATTGGACTCCATCTGTCTGAACCCTTCAGTTTGAAGACCCTGCTGCATCATCACAGACAGACGGGGACTCTAAGTTCAG cacGGTCAAGCAGTGAGGACGATGTCATTTTGTCCACACTAGCCCTCCCTTCTCAAACTGTCGCAGAGGGGTTCACTGAGGCTTATAGTCAGGAAGATCATGACAGTGAAGAACAAACACCATCACTGGAGGGCTTAGAAGAAGAATCAAGTCAAAGCTTTGATGTCACGGCAAATGATTGGCTGCCAAAAAAGAAACCAG gTCCTTTCTCTTGTTTATTCATCTGCCCTCAGTGCTCATTCACACATCGCATAAAGAGAAAAGTCCAGGAGCACATCCAGAGTGAGCACCAGATAACCGCTTCTATTCACACAAACTTTTCTGGGAAAAAAGTCAGGAAGAAGATACGTCAGAATGCTGTGAAAAATCAAGTAAAAGGTGACTCAGACAAACGGAGGAAAACCGAACCAAAAAGTGTGGCTAAAAACTGGGAATGCAAGCAGAAAAATGACAATgtagaaaataaggaaaagcgtAGATGGAAAGAGCCCAAGCAGGAAGACAGAAGGTTTCTGAGCACGCGACCTGTGAACAAAAACTTCACAGAGAAAGAAACCAAATGTCCGATGTGTGAAAAGTTCTTTGAACATCCAAATCAATTGAAGGCTCACATGAAGCTCCACAGCTTCCCCTACCGCTGCAGCCAGTGCGAGAAAGGATTCACCAGCCCATCAGGCTTTTATCAGCACCAGAGGCTTCATAAGAGAGGACGAATATTCATCTGTAACCAGTGCAACAAGGGATTCCTGTGCAGGTATGCACTCAAGCAGCATGAACGCCTGCACAACGGTCCCACCAACTTGTGCAACATCTGCGGGAAATGGTTCAGCAAAGCTGGCATCACGAGACACATGCAGATGCACAGAGGGGAGAAAAACTACCTCTGCACCACTTGCGGGAAATCCTTCTTGTCTTCGGGCGAGCTGCTGATGCACACTCGGTCTCACACGGGGGAGACGCCCTACACCTGCGTCCAGTGCGGGAAGGGTTTCTCCAGCAAAAGTCACCTAAATGTCCACATGCGCTCTCATACAGGGGAGCGCCCATACCTGTGCTCTGAATGCCCCAAGCGTTTCCTTACGTTAAACTGCCTAAAGAGACACACACTCAGCCACAATGGGGTGAAACCATTCAAGTGTCCAAACTGCGAGAGAGAATTCTCGCAGCAGGGGAATCTGAAAAGACACCTTGCCACTCATAAACCCCACATGTAG